In Bacillus rossius redtenbacheri isolate Brsri chromosome 9 unlocalized genomic scaffold, Brsri_v3 Brsri_v3_scf9_2, whole genome shotgun sequence, one DNA window encodes the following:
- the LOC134543075 gene encoding uncharacterized protein LOC134543075 isoform X3 has product MSYQAGQRTMVVRMILLWQCAVLWITGEANCPERPGHQYCVQLSPRAQQREAVAHCYQLWDRANVTVWQLHRLRPDVFHELRLELMSLGVREVWLEAEAPHDGGLFLHTYPGNALLQAPVAGLELAPARGAGKRCVSWQLPAMRHTPRRCRPSSPRRYFPAVCLASPSPVRVVHAGCPPGFFRAPRIARWCVSVQRTDDLVNWGQAADICKAAHWHAHVIQLGYGALVRGGFGTCPVGLRKVETRFGEVRYVWIHKNQYLDEVVGVSLKKLLSANTTQSVSLGAVKTGSNPSLFLVPDNFKFNCVACEMPVTSVAPTLTLMLSNDTVDSDWLCLLANLLTVEATSLKLKRVYRNGTLFLLHVHQQNYLKVTSPNAVIHGVKYSIAYIRNVDYCAREEVQQNDVFLDWPKTEIGKTVKQVKHGKQYSRTCKGDFTVGAHWSIQIEANDETQSNRPENISDYLAISGDSRIVEEVHPEILEAASSLQKLAGTRVNKTMLLSAIDIFDNVLNFNISSTVNSRAAGTDILQNMDNILKNVQVNEDLKIVKQNTAVFISGESGQDQIAGISFSTPQQVPTEKLSRVGNSQLDLLHHNQSVSFLLKKSNVDVAVLFSESVSKLKPRMCVIFGNSSVLVSASKWDAQNTELNSKVVGVVVKGKDGIFEDGFVDVMFRPQNVVGKKMCAYWDFITWSWNTRGCKINSSVGGLDVCRCRHATYFAEMVIRSGRELSSSDHLALDVISIGGCTLSLAGLLGIGVTAAAIPGWRRKPSNQLLLNLSAAVGLKMLLFLVAATGRTGHGAWCVAVGAGLHYALLASFCWMLLVALLQYQRLVNVFGRPHPSRLLLKSSLFSWGVPSVPVAALLLVDPRLYTTRADFGPRRKFCYPGGTAFYLAVVFPVSVVTSCNVLIFFAIILNISNCVNRIETKAYGLSSRKAYLYRVLMGLLLFFLLGTTWVFGLLAQVTVFAYIFCITATLQGAVLFLFFIAGSQKTRARWSVKMPTYSIKRTVKSSSATRTTSTSRTQQSDVPEALETYTQKQDIN; this is encoded by the exons GCGCACAATGGTGGTGAGGATGATCCTCTTGTGGCAATGTGCTGTGTTGTGGATCACCGGCGAGGCGAACTGCCCAGAGCGACCGGGACACCAGTACTGCGTGCAGCTCAGCCCTCGTGCGCAGCAGCGCGAGGCAGTAGCGCACTGCTACCAGCTGTGGGACCGCGCCAACGTGACGGTGTGGCAGCTGCACCGGCTCCGGCCGGACGTGTTCCACGAGCTGAGGCTCGAGCTGATGTCCCTGGGGGTGCGGGAGGTGTGGCTGGAGGCAGAGGCCCCGCACGATGGTGGCCTGTTCCTCCACACCTACCCCGGCAACGCTCTGCTCCAAGCCCCGGTGGCGGGGCTGGAACTGGCCCCGGCTCGCGGGGCGGGCAAGCGGTGCGTCTCGTGGCAGCTGCCCGCGATGCGCCACACCCCTCGGCGCTGCCGGCCCTCGTCGCCGCGAAGGTACTTCCCGGCCGTCTGCCTCGCCTCCCCGTCGCCCGTCAGGGTGGTCCACGCCGGCTGCCCCCCGGGGTTCTTCCGCGCTCCTCGGATAGCGCGCTGGTGCGTTTCCGTTCAGAGAACCGACGATTTGGTGAACTGGGGCCAGGCGGCGGACATCTGCAAAGCTGCACACTGGCACGCCCATGTTATCCAGCTAGGGTACGGTGCACTCGTCCGTGGCGGGTTTGGCACCTGTCCGGTGGGCTTGAGGAAGGTGGAGACTCGCTTTGGGGAAGTCCGGTACGTGTGGATCCACAAAAACCAATACCTGGATGAG GTGGTTGGAGTATCGTTGAAGAAGCTGTTGTCTGCAAACACAACACAGTCAGTGTCCCTTGgtgcagttaaaactggaagCAATCCTTCATTGTTCCTGGTTCCTGATAATTTCAAATTCAACTGTGTGGCCTGCGAAATGCCTGTCACTTCAGTTGCACCTACTCTCACTTTAATGTTAAG CAACGACACTGTGGACAGTGACTGGCTCTGTTTGTTGGCAAACCTCCTCACAGTAGAGGCAACCAGTCTGAAGCTCAAGAGGGTATACAGAAATGGTACACTCTTCCTTCTACATGTACatcagcaaaattatttaaaagttacaTCACCAAACGCTGTTATACATGGAGTTAAATACAGTATTGCTTACATACGTAATGTTGACTACTGTGCTAGGGAAGAAGTACAGCAGAATGATGTTTTCTTGGATTGGCCGAAAACTGAAATAG GAAAAACTGTGAAACAAGTAAAGCACGGAAAGCAGTACAGCAGAACTTGCAAAGGAGACTTCACTGTGGGAGCACACTGGAGCATACAAATAGAAGCCAATGATGAGACACAGTCTAACAGGCCCGAGAATATTTCAGATTACTTGGCAATATCAGGAGATAGTAGGATCGTAGAAGAGGTGCACCCTGAAATCCTTGAAGCTGCTAGCAGCTTGCAGAAATTAGCTGGCACTCGTGTTAACAAAACCATGTTACTCTCTGCAATTGATATATTTGATAATGTCCTCAACTTCAATATAAGTTCAACGGTGAACAGTCGTGCTGCTGGCACAGACATTTTGCAGAACATGGATAACATTCTTAAAAATGTTCAGGTTAATGAAGATTTAAAGATTGTGAAGCAGAACACTGCAGTTTTCATTTCTGGTGAATCTGGTCAAGACCAAATAGCTGGTATTTCTTTCTCGACACCACAGCAGGTACCTACGGAAAAACTATCACGTGTAGGAAATTCGCAGTTGGATTTATTGCATCACAATCAGTCGGTAAGTTTCCTGCTGAAGAAAAGTAATGTTGATGTAGCAGTTTTGTTTTCTGAATCTGTATCAAAACTGAAGCCAAGAATGTGTGTGATTTTTGGCAACAGTTCAGTACTGGTATCTGCTTCGAAGTGGGATGCGCAAAACACGGAGCTGAACAGCAAAGTTGTCGGCGTGGTCGTGAAAGGTAAAGATGGAATATTCGAAGATGGTTTCGTAGACGTCATGTTCAGGCCTCAGAACGTAGTAGGTAAGAAAATGTGCGCTTACTGGGACTTCATCACATGGTCGTGGAACACGCGAGGATGCAAAATCAACTCTTCCGTCGGGGGACTGGACGTTTGCCGCTGCCGCCACGCGACGTATTTTGCAGAGATGGTGATCAGGAGCGGTCGGGAGCTGAGCAGCAGCGACCACTTGGCTCTGGACGTGATATCTATCGGCGGCTGCACGTTGTCGCTGGCAGGGCTCCTGGGGATAGGCGTGACGGCCGCGGCGATCCCCGGTTGGAGGCGCAAGCCGAGCAACCAGCTGCTGCTGAACCTGTCGGCCGCGGTGGGACTCAAGATGCTCTTGTTCCTCGTCGCGGCCACGGGGCGCACCGGCCACGGGGCCTGGTGCGTGGCGGTGGGCGCCGGCCTGCACTACGCCCTCCTCGCGTCCTTCTGCTGGATGCTCCTGGTCGCCCTGCTGCAGTATCAGCGGCTCGTGAACGTGTTCGGCCGGCCGCACCCGTCCCGCCTGCTGCTCAAGAGCTCTCTCTTCTCCTGGGGCGTGCCCAGCGTGCCGGTGGCCGCCCTCCTCCTCGTCGATCCTCGCCTCTACACCACCCGCGCCGATTTTGGCCCGCGGCGTAAGTTCTGCTACCCCGGCGGCACGGCATTCTACCTGGCTGTGGTCTTCCCTGTGTCCGTCGTCACGTCTTGCAACGTTCTCATTTTCTTCGCCATCATCTTGAACATCTCGAACTGTGTGAACAGAATTGAGACGAAGGCCTACGGGCTTTCTTCCAGGAAAGCGTATCTTTATCGTGTCCTAATGGGACTGCTGCTTTTCTTCTTGCTCGGCACCACCTGGGTGTTTGGTCTTCTGGCACAGGTAACTGTGTTTGCATACATTTTCTGCATCACCGCCACTCTCCAGGGAGCTGTTCTGTTCCTGTTCTTCATTGCTGGTTCGCAGAAGACCCGGGCCAGGTGGAGCGTCAAAATGCCCACATACAGCATAAAACGCACAGTGAAAAGTTCATCTGCCACCAGAACTACCAGCACGAGCAGAACACAGCAATCGGATGTTCCTGAAGCACTGGAAACATATACCCAAAAGCAAGATATTAACTGA
- the LOC134543075 gene encoding uncharacterized protein LOC134543075 isoform X1 yields MSYQAGQRTMVVRMILLWQCAVLWITGEANCPERPGHQYCVQLSPRAQQREAVAHCYQLWDRANVTVWQLHRLRPDVFHELRLELMSLGVREVWLEAEAPHDGGLFLHTYPGNALLQAPVAGLELAPARGAGKRCVSWQLPAMRHTPRRCRPSSPRRYFPAVCLASPSPVRVVHAGCPPGFFRAPRIARWCVSVQRTDDLVNWGQAADICKAAHWHAHVIQLGYGALVRGGFGTCPVGLRKVETRFGEVRYVWIHKNQYLDEVVGVSLKKLLSANTTQSVSLGAVKTGSNPSLFLVPDNFKFNCVACEMPVTSVAPTLTLMLSVENGTLQILLEAKHSFSLLTEKSQDAHAVQRVKLRCFTDATSFYPQSVDVARIHGSVYSLSGKGDGYYWCYAQEVFTLQPVSSNAVFVKSGGSSQRWAVQVHTSSSVLGRYVFLSRFSNDTVDSDWLCLLANLLTVEATSLKLKRVYRNGTLFLLHVHQQNYLKVTSPNAVIHGVKYSIAYIRNVDYCAREEVQQNDVFLDWPKTEIGKTVKQVKHGKQYSRTCKGDFTVGAHWSIQIEANDETQSNRPENISDYLAISGDSRIVEEVHPEILEAASSLQKLAGTRVNKTMLLSAIDIFDNVLNFNISSTVNSRAAGTDILQNMDNILKNVQVNEDLKIVKQNTAVFISGESGQDQIAGISFSTPQQVPTEKLSRVGNSQLDLLHHNQSVSFLLKKSNVDVAVLFSESVSKLKPRMCVIFGNSSVLVSASKWDAQNTELNSKVVGVVVKGKDGIFEDGFVDVMFRPQNVVGKKMCAYWDFITWSWNTRGCKINSSVGGLDVCRCRHATYFAEMVIRSGRELSSSDHLALDVISIGGCTLSLAGLLGIGVTAAAIPGWRRKPSNQLLLNLSAAVGLKMLLFLVAATGRTGHGAWCVAVGAGLHYALLASFCWMLLVALLQYQRLVNVFGRPHPSRLLLKSSLFSWGVPSVPVAALLLVDPRLYTTRADFGPRRKFCYPGGTAFYLAVVFPVSVVTSCNVLIFFAIILNISNCVNRIETKAYGLSSRKAYLYRVLMGLLLFFLLGTTWVFGLLAQVTVFAYIFCITATLQGAVLFLFFIAGSQKTRARWSVKMPTYSIKRTVKSSSATRTTSTSRTQQSDVPEALETYTQKQDIN; encoded by the exons GCGCACAATGGTGGTGAGGATGATCCTCTTGTGGCAATGTGCTGTGTTGTGGATCACCGGCGAGGCGAACTGCCCAGAGCGACCGGGACACCAGTACTGCGTGCAGCTCAGCCCTCGTGCGCAGCAGCGCGAGGCAGTAGCGCACTGCTACCAGCTGTGGGACCGCGCCAACGTGACGGTGTGGCAGCTGCACCGGCTCCGGCCGGACGTGTTCCACGAGCTGAGGCTCGAGCTGATGTCCCTGGGGGTGCGGGAGGTGTGGCTGGAGGCAGAGGCCCCGCACGATGGTGGCCTGTTCCTCCACACCTACCCCGGCAACGCTCTGCTCCAAGCCCCGGTGGCGGGGCTGGAACTGGCCCCGGCTCGCGGGGCGGGCAAGCGGTGCGTCTCGTGGCAGCTGCCCGCGATGCGCCACACCCCTCGGCGCTGCCGGCCCTCGTCGCCGCGAAGGTACTTCCCGGCCGTCTGCCTCGCCTCCCCGTCGCCCGTCAGGGTGGTCCACGCCGGCTGCCCCCCGGGGTTCTTCCGCGCTCCTCGGATAGCGCGCTGGTGCGTTTCCGTTCAGAGAACCGACGATTTGGTGAACTGGGGCCAGGCGGCGGACATCTGCAAAGCTGCACACTGGCACGCCCATGTTATCCAGCTAGGGTACGGTGCACTCGTCCGTGGCGGGTTTGGCACCTGTCCGGTGGGCTTGAGGAAGGTGGAGACTCGCTTTGGGGAAGTCCGGTACGTGTGGATCCACAAAAACCAATACCTGGATGAG GTGGTTGGAGTATCGTTGAAGAAGCTGTTGTCTGCAAACACAACACAGTCAGTGTCCCTTGgtgcagttaaaactggaagCAATCCTTCATTGTTCCTGGTTCCTGATAATTTCAAATTCAACTGTGTGGCCTGCGAAATGCCTGTCACTTCAGTTGCACCTACTCTCACTTTAATGTTAAG TGTAGAGAATGGTACCCTCCAAATTTTGTTGGAGGCTAAACACAGCTTTTCACTGCTGACAGAAAAATCACAGGATGCTCACGCTGTACAAAGAGTAAAACTGAGATGTTTCACGGATGCCACTTCCTTCTACCCACAGAGCGTGGATGTGGCGAGGATCCACGGAAGCGTCTACAGTCTCTCAGGGAAAGGAGACGGCTACTACTGGTGTTACGCACAAGAAGTATTCACACTGCAGCCTGTCTCTTCTAATGCAGTTTTTGTGAAAAGTGGAGGTTCTTCTCAAAGATGGGCCGTTCAAGTGCATACCAGCTCTTCTGTTCTTGGCAGATATGTCTTTTTGTCCCGTTTCAGCAACGACACTGTGGACAGTGACTGGCTCTGTTTGTTGGCAAACCTCCTCACAGTAGAGGCAACCAGTCTGAAGCTCAAGAGGGTATACAGAAATGGTACACTCTTCCTTCTACATGTACatcagcaaaattatttaaaagttacaTCACCAAACGCTGTTATACATGGAGTTAAATACAGTATTGCTTACATACGTAATGTTGACTACTGTGCTAGGGAAGAAGTACAGCAGAATGATGTTTTCTTGGATTGGCCGAAAACTGAAATAG GAAAAACTGTGAAACAAGTAAAGCACGGAAAGCAGTACAGCAGAACTTGCAAAGGAGACTTCACTGTGGGAGCACACTGGAGCATACAAATAGAAGCCAATGATGAGACACAGTCTAACAGGCCCGAGAATATTTCAGATTACTTGGCAATATCAGGAGATAGTAGGATCGTAGAAGAGGTGCACCCTGAAATCCTTGAAGCTGCTAGCAGCTTGCAGAAATTAGCTGGCACTCGTGTTAACAAAACCATGTTACTCTCTGCAATTGATATATTTGATAATGTCCTCAACTTCAATATAAGTTCAACGGTGAACAGTCGTGCTGCTGGCACAGACATTTTGCAGAACATGGATAACATTCTTAAAAATGTTCAGGTTAATGAAGATTTAAAGATTGTGAAGCAGAACACTGCAGTTTTCATTTCTGGTGAATCTGGTCAAGACCAAATAGCTGGTATTTCTTTCTCGACACCACAGCAGGTACCTACGGAAAAACTATCACGTGTAGGAAATTCGCAGTTGGATTTATTGCATCACAATCAGTCGGTAAGTTTCCTGCTGAAGAAAAGTAATGTTGATGTAGCAGTTTTGTTTTCTGAATCTGTATCAAAACTGAAGCCAAGAATGTGTGTGATTTTTGGCAACAGTTCAGTACTGGTATCTGCTTCGAAGTGGGATGCGCAAAACACGGAGCTGAACAGCAAAGTTGTCGGCGTGGTCGTGAAAGGTAAAGATGGAATATTCGAAGATGGTTTCGTAGACGTCATGTTCAGGCCTCAGAACGTAGTAGGTAAGAAAATGTGCGCTTACTGGGACTTCATCACATGGTCGTGGAACACGCGAGGATGCAAAATCAACTCTTCCGTCGGGGGACTGGACGTTTGCCGCTGCCGCCACGCGACGTATTTTGCAGAGATGGTGATCAGGAGCGGTCGGGAGCTGAGCAGCAGCGACCACTTGGCTCTGGACGTGATATCTATCGGCGGCTGCACGTTGTCGCTGGCAGGGCTCCTGGGGATAGGCGTGACGGCCGCGGCGATCCCCGGTTGGAGGCGCAAGCCGAGCAACCAGCTGCTGCTGAACCTGTCGGCCGCGGTGGGACTCAAGATGCTCTTGTTCCTCGTCGCGGCCACGGGGCGCACCGGCCACGGGGCCTGGTGCGTGGCGGTGGGCGCCGGCCTGCACTACGCCCTCCTCGCGTCCTTCTGCTGGATGCTCCTGGTCGCCCTGCTGCAGTATCAGCGGCTCGTGAACGTGTTCGGCCGGCCGCACCCGTCCCGCCTGCTGCTCAAGAGCTCTCTCTTCTCCTGGGGCGTGCCCAGCGTGCCGGTGGCCGCCCTCCTCCTCGTCGATCCTCGCCTCTACACCACCCGCGCCGATTTTGGCCCGCGGCGTAAGTTCTGCTACCCCGGCGGCACGGCATTCTACCTGGCTGTGGTCTTCCCTGTGTCCGTCGTCACGTCTTGCAACGTTCTCATTTTCTTCGCCATCATCTTGAACATCTCGAACTGTGTGAACAGAATTGAGACGAAGGCCTACGGGCTTTCTTCCAGGAAAGCGTATCTTTATCGTGTCCTAATGGGACTGCTGCTTTTCTTCTTGCTCGGCACCACCTGGGTGTTTGGTCTTCTGGCACAGGTAACTGTGTTTGCATACATTTTCTGCATCACCGCCACTCTCCAGGGAGCTGTTCTGTTCCTGTTCTTCATTGCTGGTTCGCAGAAGACCCGGGCCAGGTGGAGCGTCAAAATGCCCACATACAGCATAAAACGCACAGTGAAAAGTTCATCTGCCACCAGAACTACCAGCACGAGCAGAACACAGCAATCGGATGTTCCTGAAGCACTGGAAACATATACCCAAAAGCAAGATATTAACTGA
- the LOC134543075 gene encoding uncharacterized protein LOC134543075 isoform X2 translates to MVVRMILLWQCAVLWITGEANCPERPGHQYCVQLSPRAQQREAVAHCYQLWDRANVTVWQLHRLRPDVFHELRLELMSLGVREVWLEAEAPHDGGLFLHTYPGNALLQAPVAGLELAPARGAGKRCVSWQLPAMRHTPRRCRPSSPRRYFPAVCLASPSPVRVVHAGCPPGFFRAPRIARWCVSVQRTDDLVNWGQAADICKAAHWHAHVIQLGYGALVRGGFGTCPVGLRKVETRFGEVRYVWIHKNQYLDEVVGVSLKKLLSANTTQSVSLGAVKTGSNPSLFLVPDNFKFNCVACEMPVTSVAPTLTLMLSVENGTLQILLEAKHSFSLLTEKSQDAHAVQRVKLRCFTDATSFYPQSVDVARIHGSVYSLSGKGDGYYWCYAQEVFTLQPVSSNAVFVKSGGSSQRWAVQVHTSSSVLGRYVFLSRFSNDTVDSDWLCLLANLLTVEATSLKLKRVYRNGTLFLLHVHQQNYLKVTSPNAVIHGVKYSIAYIRNVDYCAREEVQQNDVFLDWPKTEIGKTVKQVKHGKQYSRTCKGDFTVGAHWSIQIEANDETQSNRPENISDYLAISGDSRIVEEVHPEILEAASSLQKLAGTRVNKTMLLSAIDIFDNVLNFNISSTVNSRAAGTDILQNMDNILKNVQVNEDLKIVKQNTAVFISGESGQDQIAGISFSTPQQVPTEKLSRVGNSQLDLLHHNQSVSFLLKKSNVDVAVLFSESVSKLKPRMCVIFGNSSVLVSASKWDAQNTELNSKVVGVVVKGKDGIFEDGFVDVMFRPQNVVGKKMCAYWDFITWSWNTRGCKINSSVGGLDVCRCRHATYFAEMVIRSGRELSSSDHLALDVISIGGCTLSLAGLLGIGVTAAAIPGWRRKPSNQLLLNLSAAVGLKMLLFLVAATGRTGHGAWCVAVGAGLHYALLASFCWMLLVALLQYQRLVNVFGRPHPSRLLLKSSLFSWGVPSVPVAALLLVDPRLYTTRADFGPRRKFCYPGGTAFYLAVVFPVSVVTSCNVLIFFAIILNISNCVNRIETKAYGLSSRKAYLYRVLMGLLLFFLLGTTWVFGLLAQVTVFAYIFCITATLQGAVLFLFFIAGSQKTRARWSVKMPTYSIKRTVKSSSATRTTSTSRTQQSDVPEALETYTQKQDIN, encoded by the exons ATGGTGGTGAGGATGATCCTCTTGTGGCAATGTGCTGTGTTGTGGATCACCGGCGAGGCGAACTGCCCAGAGCGACCGGGACACCAGTACTGCGTGCAGCTCAGCCCTCGTGCGCAGCAGCGCGAGGCAGTAGCGCACTGCTACCAGCTGTGGGACCGCGCCAACGTGACGGTGTGGCAGCTGCACCGGCTCCGGCCGGACGTGTTCCACGAGCTGAGGCTCGAGCTGATGTCCCTGGGGGTGCGGGAGGTGTGGCTGGAGGCAGAGGCCCCGCACGATGGTGGCCTGTTCCTCCACACCTACCCCGGCAACGCTCTGCTCCAAGCCCCGGTGGCGGGGCTGGAACTGGCCCCGGCTCGCGGGGCGGGCAAGCGGTGCGTCTCGTGGCAGCTGCCCGCGATGCGCCACACCCCTCGGCGCTGCCGGCCCTCGTCGCCGCGAAGGTACTTCCCGGCCGTCTGCCTCGCCTCCCCGTCGCCCGTCAGGGTGGTCCACGCCGGCTGCCCCCCGGGGTTCTTCCGCGCTCCTCGGATAGCGCGCTGGTGCGTTTCCGTTCAGAGAACCGACGATTTGGTGAACTGGGGCCAGGCGGCGGACATCTGCAAAGCTGCACACTGGCACGCCCATGTTATCCAGCTAGGGTACGGTGCACTCGTCCGTGGCGGGTTTGGCACCTGTCCGGTGGGCTTGAGGAAGGTGGAGACTCGCTTTGGGGAAGTCCGGTACGTGTGGATCCACAAAAACCAATACCTGGATGAG GTGGTTGGAGTATCGTTGAAGAAGCTGTTGTCTGCAAACACAACACAGTCAGTGTCCCTTGgtgcagttaaaactggaagCAATCCTTCATTGTTCCTGGTTCCTGATAATTTCAAATTCAACTGTGTGGCCTGCGAAATGCCTGTCACTTCAGTTGCACCTACTCTCACTTTAATGTTAAG TGTAGAGAATGGTACCCTCCAAATTTTGTTGGAGGCTAAACACAGCTTTTCACTGCTGACAGAAAAATCACAGGATGCTCACGCTGTACAAAGAGTAAAACTGAGATGTTTCACGGATGCCACTTCCTTCTACCCACAGAGCGTGGATGTGGCGAGGATCCACGGAAGCGTCTACAGTCTCTCAGGGAAAGGAGACGGCTACTACTGGTGTTACGCACAAGAAGTATTCACACTGCAGCCTGTCTCTTCTAATGCAGTTTTTGTGAAAAGTGGAGGTTCTTCTCAAAGATGGGCCGTTCAAGTGCATACCAGCTCTTCTGTTCTTGGCAGATATGTCTTTTTGTCCCGTTTCAGCAACGACACTGTGGACAGTGACTGGCTCTGTTTGTTGGCAAACCTCCTCACAGTAGAGGCAACCAGTCTGAAGCTCAAGAGGGTATACAGAAATGGTACACTCTTCCTTCTACATGTACatcagcaaaattatttaaaagttacaTCACCAAACGCTGTTATACATGGAGTTAAATACAGTATTGCTTACATACGTAATGTTGACTACTGTGCTAGGGAAGAAGTACAGCAGAATGATGTTTTCTTGGATTGGCCGAAAACTGAAATAG GAAAAACTGTGAAACAAGTAAAGCACGGAAAGCAGTACAGCAGAACTTGCAAAGGAGACTTCACTGTGGGAGCACACTGGAGCATACAAATAGAAGCCAATGATGAGACACAGTCTAACAGGCCCGAGAATATTTCAGATTACTTGGCAATATCAGGAGATAGTAGGATCGTAGAAGAGGTGCACCCTGAAATCCTTGAAGCTGCTAGCAGCTTGCAGAAATTAGCTGGCACTCGTGTTAACAAAACCATGTTACTCTCTGCAATTGATATATTTGATAATGTCCTCAACTTCAATATAAGTTCAACGGTGAACAGTCGTGCTGCTGGCACAGACATTTTGCAGAACATGGATAACATTCTTAAAAATGTTCAGGTTAATGAAGATTTAAAGATTGTGAAGCAGAACACTGCAGTTTTCATTTCTGGTGAATCTGGTCAAGACCAAATAGCTGGTATTTCTTTCTCGACACCACAGCAGGTACCTACGGAAAAACTATCACGTGTAGGAAATTCGCAGTTGGATTTATTGCATCACAATCAGTCGGTAAGTTTCCTGCTGAAGAAAAGTAATGTTGATGTAGCAGTTTTGTTTTCTGAATCTGTATCAAAACTGAAGCCAAGAATGTGTGTGATTTTTGGCAACAGTTCAGTACTGGTATCTGCTTCGAAGTGGGATGCGCAAAACACGGAGCTGAACAGCAAAGTTGTCGGCGTGGTCGTGAAAGGTAAAGATGGAATATTCGAAGATGGTTTCGTAGACGTCATGTTCAGGCCTCAGAACGTAGTAGGTAAGAAAATGTGCGCTTACTGGGACTTCATCACATGGTCGTGGAACACGCGAGGATGCAAAATCAACTCTTCCGTCGGGGGACTGGACGTTTGCCGCTGCCGCCACGCGACGTATTTTGCAGAGATGGTGATCAGGAGCGGTCGGGAGCTGAGCAGCAGCGACCACTTGGCTCTGGACGTGATATCTATCGGCGGCTGCACGTTGTCGCTGGCAGGGCTCCTGGGGATAGGCGTGACGGCCGCGGCGATCCCCGGTTGGAGGCGCAAGCCGAGCAACCAGCTGCTGCTGAACCTGTCGGCCGCGGTGGGACTCAAGATGCTCTTGTTCCTCGTCGCGGCCACGGGGCGCACCGGCCACGGGGCCTGGTGCGTGGCGGTGGGCGCCGGCCTGCACTACGCCCTCCTCGCGTCCTTCTGCTGGATGCTCCTGGTCGCCCTGCTGCAGTATCAGCGGCTCGTGAACGTGTTCGGCCGGCCGCACCCGTCCCGCCTGCTGCTCAAGAGCTCTCTCTTCTCCTGGGGCGTGCCCAGCGTGCCGGTGGCCGCCCTCCTCCTCGTCGATCCTCGCCTCTACACCACCCGCGCCGATTTTGGCCCGCGGCGTAAGTTCTGCTACCCCGGCGGCACGGCATTCTACCTGGCTGTGGTCTTCCCTGTGTCCGTCGTCACGTCTTGCAACGTTCTCATTTTCTTCGCCATCATCTTGAACATCTCGAACTGTGTGAACAGAATTGAGACGAAGGCCTACGGGCTTTCTTCCAGGAAAGCGTATCTTTATCGTGTCCTAATGGGACTGCTGCTTTTCTTCTTGCTCGGCACCACCTGGGTGTTTGGTCTTCTGGCACAGGTAACTGTGTTTGCATACATTTTCTGCATCACCGCCACTCTCCAGGGAGCTGTTCTGTTCCTGTTCTTCATTGCTGGTTCGCAGAAGACCCGGGCCAGGTGGAGCGTCAAAATGCCCACATACAGCATAAAACGCACAGTGAAAAGTTCATCTGCCACCAGAACTACCAGCACGAGCAGAACACAGCAATCGGATGTTCCTGAAGCACTGGAAACATATACCCAAAAGCAAGATATTAACTGA